One segment of Comamonas thiooxydans DNA contains the following:
- a CDS encoding TRAP transporter small permease, with product MDDTTRPATAIKQPPWIVRWVLDASDALLRMERWLLTFAMCFLTALILLNVVTRYSGMPLYWVDEAAVYTVVWLTFIGASVMTRLRLDFAVTMLTDKLSPRNARRAKVIATVGVLFFSLALFAMCWRWMDPIGIASKGFDAKEYAAESFNFLYTEHTQTLEWPVWVLQLIMPIFAVCMSLHALANLLEDMSLAPKRQHPGFTATNPDAVN from the coding sequence ATGGACGATACAACCCGACCCGCTACCGCCATCAAGCAGCCGCCATGGATTGTGCGCTGGGTGCTGGATGCCTCTGATGCGCTGTTGCGCATGGAACGGTGGTTGCTCACCTTCGCGATGTGTTTTCTGACCGCACTCATTTTGCTCAATGTGGTGACACGCTACAGCGGCATGCCGCTGTACTGGGTGGATGAAGCGGCGGTGTACACCGTGGTCTGGCTCACCTTCATCGGTGCTTCGGTCATGACGCGCCTGCGGCTGGATTTTGCGGTGACGATGCTCACCGATAAGCTGAGTCCTCGCAACGCGCGGCGTGCCAAGGTGATTGCGACGGTCGGAGTGCTGTTTTTTTCTCTGGCGCTATTTGCGATGTGCTGGCGTTGGATGGATCCCATTGGTATTGCCAGCAAGGGGTTTGATGCCAAGGAATACGCGGCGGAGTCGTTTAACTTTCTCTATACCGAACACACCCAGACGCTGGAGTGGCCGGTCTGGGTGCTGCAACTGATCATGCCGATCTTCGCAGTCTGTATGAGCCTGCATGCGCTTGCCAACCTGTTGGAAGACATGAGCCTCGCACCCAAGCGCCAGCACCCTGGCTTTACGGCAACCAACCCAGACGCGGTGAACTGA